One Haemorhous mexicanus isolate bHaeMex1 chromosome 9, bHaeMex1.pri, whole genome shotgun sequence DNA segment encodes these proteins:
- the MYOC gene encoding myocilin, with translation MLGVWLLLWGSVALGGRADTAFLRRAHDSSGHCTYSFTVASPVEAACPEAAGGVPELRAELAALAARLSRLERRGAGDSGPRGAEPGGARDPQQVAAASRLEAAYGELLRAKSRLEEEKGRLEREKEELGRRLESSAQEITRLRAARCPPGREGPGRDTLRAPAKAPRWEPQPLSYRELQSERSEVPVSRLLEETALGRPGKEDSGCGKLLWVGEPVVFGRADSIAGKYGVWMKDPEPVPPFTRDNTWRVDTVGTEVRQLFQYEEAEQLARGYPAKVHILPRPLESTGAVIYRGGLFFQPRQSRSVARYDLRGETITAEREIPGAGYHGQYPYSWGGYTDIDLAVDETGLWVIYSTEKARGAIVLSKLDPETLEIRRTWETNIRKRGVANSFLICGTLYTVSSYSAPNATINFAYDTATGTSRALSIPFENRFRYLSMLDYNPAERQLFAWDSFNMVTYPVRLSRP, from the exons ATGCTGGGGGTCTGGCTGCTCCTTTGGGGTTCCGTGGCCCTGGGCGGCCGGGCGGACACCGCCTTCCTCCGCCGCGCCCATGACAGCTCCGGGCACTGCACCTACTCCTTCACGGTCGCCAGCCCCGTTGAGGCCGCCTGCCCCGAGGCTGCCGGCGGCGTGCCCGAGCTGCGGGCCGAGCTGGCCGCCCTCGCCGCCCGCCTGAGTCGGCTGGAGAGACGAGGAGCGGGGGACTCGGGGCCGCGGGGAGCCGAGCCAGGGGGCGCACGGGACCCCCAGCAAGTGGCCGCGGCCTCCCGCCTGGAGGCTGCGTATGGCGAGCTGCTGCGGGCCAAGTCccggctggaggaggagaaggggcgGCTGGAGCGGGAGaaagaggagctgggcaggcgGCTGGAGAGCAGCGCCCAGGAGATCACCCGGCTGCGGGCCGCCCGCTGCCCCCCCGGCAGAGAGGGGCCCGGCCGGGACACGCTGCGTGCTCCCGCCAAGG CGCCGCGCTGGGAGCCGCAGCCCCTGAGCTACCGGGAGCTGCAGTCGGAGAGGAGCGAGGTGCCCGTGTCCCGGCTGTTGGAGGAGACGGCGCTCGGCCGCCCGGGCAAAGAGGACTCAG GCTGCGGCAAGCTGCTGTGGGTGGGAGAGCCCGTGGTGTTCGGCCGGGCGGACTCCATCGCGGGCAAGTACGGCGTGTGGATGAAGGACCCCGAGCCCGTGCCGCCCTTCACCCGGGACAACACCTGGCGTGTGGACACCGTGGGCACCGAGGTGCGCCAGCTCTTCCAGTACGAGGAAGCCGAGCAGCTGGCCCGGGGTTACCCCGCCAAGGTGCACATCCTGCCGCGGCCCCTGGAGAGCACGGGGGCCGTCATCTACCGCGGCGGGCTCTTCTTCCAGCCCCGCCAGTCCCGCTCCGTGGCCCGCTACGACCTGCGGGGAGAGACCATCACGGCCGAGAGAGAGATCCCTGGCGCCGGCTACCACGGGCAGTACCCCTACTCCTGGGGGGGCTACACCGACATCGACCTGGCGGTGGATGAGACGGGGCTCTGGGTCATCTACAGCACTGAGAAGGCCCGGGGAGCCATCGTCCTCTCCAAGCTGGACCCCGAGACGCTGGAGATCCGTCGGACCTGGGAGACCAACATCCGCAAGCGGGGAGTGGCCAATTCCTTCCTCATCTGCGGCACCCTCTACACCGTCAGCAGCTACTCGGCGCCCAACGCCACCATCAACTTTGCCTACGACACCGCCACGGGCACCAGCCGGGCCCTCAGCATCCCCTTCGAGAACCGCTTCCGCTACCTCAGCATGCTGGACTACAACCCTGCCGAGCGGCAGCTCTTCGCTTGGGACAGCTTCAACATGGTCACCTACCCCGTCCGCCTCTCCCGGCCGTGA
- the VAMP4 gene encoding vesicle-associated membrane protein 4 isoform X3: protein MGQPRMSRNLLEEDSDEEEDFFLRGPSGTRFGSRNDKIRHVQNQVDEVIDVMQENITKVIERGERLDDLQDKSDSLSDNAAAFSKRAKHLRRQMWWRDCKMKAIIALVVVILLLVIIVPIVLKYRS, encoded by the exons ATGGGACAGCCCAGGATGTCT aggAACCTGTTGGAGGAAGACTCGGATGAAGAAGAAGACTTTTTCTT GAGGGGGCCTTCTGGAACCAGGTTTGGATCCAGGAATGACAAGATCAGGCA TGTCCAGAACCAGGTGGATGAAGTCATCGATGTCATGCAGGAGAACATCACCAAGGTGATCGAAAGGGGCGAGCGGCTGGACGACCTGCAGGATAAATCAG ACAGTTTATCAGACAATGCTGCAGCTTTTAGCAAAAGAGCCAAGCATCTCCGGAGACAGATGTGGTGGCGAGACTGTAAG ATGAAGGCGATCATAGCCCTGGTGGTGGTCATTCTCCTGCTCGTCATCATCG TGCCCATAGTCCTGAAGTACCGTTCCTGA
- the VAMP4 gene encoding vesicle-associated membrane protein 4 isoform X1, whose translation MPPKFKRHLNDDEVTGSVKSERRNLLEEDSDEEEDFFLRGPSGTRFGSRNDKIRHVQNQVDEVIDVMQENITKVIERGERLDDLQDKSDSLSDNAAAFSKRAKHLRRQMWWRDCKMKAIIALVVVILLLVIIVPIVLKYRS comes from the exons ATGCCTCCCAAATTCAAGCGGCACCTGAACGACGACGAGGTAACGGGCTCGGTGAAGAGCGAGCGG aggAACCTGTTGGAGGAAGACTCGGATGAAGAAGAAGACTTTTTCTT GAGGGGGCCTTCTGGAACCAGGTTTGGATCCAGGAATGACAAGATCAGGCA TGTCCAGAACCAGGTGGATGAAGTCATCGATGTCATGCAGGAGAACATCACCAAGGTGATCGAAAGGGGCGAGCGGCTGGACGACCTGCAGGATAAATCAG ACAGTTTATCAGACAATGCTGCAGCTTTTAGCAAAAGAGCCAAGCATCTCCGGAGACAGATGTGGTGGCGAGACTGTAAG ATGAAGGCGATCATAGCCCTGGTGGTGGTCATTCTCCTGCTCGTCATCATCG TGCCCATAGTCCTGAAGTACCGTTCCTGA
- the VAMP4 gene encoding vesicle-associated membrane protein 4 isoform X2: MPPKFKRHLNDDERNLLEEDSDEEEDFFLRGPSGTRFGSRNDKIRHVQNQVDEVIDVMQENITKVIERGERLDDLQDKSDSLSDNAAAFSKRAKHLRRQMWWRDCKMKAIIALVVVILLLVIIVPIVLKYRS, from the exons ATGCCTCCCAAATTCAAGCGGCACCTGAACGACGACGAG aggAACCTGTTGGAGGAAGACTCGGATGAAGAAGAAGACTTTTTCTT GAGGGGGCCTTCTGGAACCAGGTTTGGATCCAGGAATGACAAGATCAGGCA TGTCCAGAACCAGGTGGATGAAGTCATCGATGTCATGCAGGAGAACATCACCAAGGTGATCGAAAGGGGCGAGCGGCTGGACGACCTGCAGGATAAATCAG ACAGTTTATCAGACAATGCTGCAGCTTTTAGCAAAAGAGCCAAGCATCTCCGGAGACAGATGTGGTGGCGAGACTGTAAG ATGAAGGCGATCATAGCCCTGGTGGTGGTCATTCTCCTGCTCGTCATCATCG TGCCCATAGTCCTGAAGTACCGTTCCTGA